The following proteins are co-located in the Penaeus monodon isolate SGIC_2016 chromosome 10, NSTDA_Pmon_1, whole genome shotgun sequence genome:
- the LOC119577658 gene encoding peroxidase-like protein 3: MNGFELSIPDGARDCQPIDVSQDPIHSGFGRSCLRFVRSLIANQGCVLGPREQVNQVTAYLDGSSVYGSRSQLARDLRLRSGGQLNRTAARERGRGHLLPVTECEGGEGGATGGECFMAGDVRVNEQPALTSMHTLWVRAHNTLATQLSVVNPQWDDNMLYEETRRIIGALIQQITYRDFLPVILGETAMQDFKLYPLSTGYTDDYEPTLDASVVNVFGAAAYRFGHTLIGDVLPGDGADLRLEDSFFKPEQLFEDQTRPSALLEGLVNTNAQPYDTYLVPALINSLFKGPHDPVGLDLLALNIQRGRDHGLPAYPEWRKRCNLTSLNSADDLPSLLSQIRGANFSKTVPRWSTDDIDLFPAGLAEQPVPDGLLGPTFTCIIAHQFARLKRGDRFWFENPNQPKPFTEDQLNSLRSVGLASILCQNTMIEDIQPNPFLNTNSPGNQRRLCVSFPTLNTEFWKDTSTMVTTTDITPGKCQGVGEWYSLPGIDRWCTDNCFHTMPFCPSTHCRCS, encoded by the exons ATGAATGGGTTCGAACTCTCCATTCCCGACGGGGCACGCGACTGCCAGCCCATCGATGTGTCACAAGACCCGATTCACAGTGGGTTCGGGAGGTCCTGTCTGCGGTTCGTTCGCTCCCTCATCGCCAACCAGGGATGCGTCTTGG GGCCCCGTGAGCAAGTGAATCAAGTGACGGCATATTTGGATGGTTCCTCAGTGTACGGGTCTAGATCCCAGCTGGCACGGGACTTGAGGCTGCGTAGCGGTGGCCAGCTGAACCGGACGGCCGCTCGAGAAAGGGGGCGTGGACACCTCTTGCCCGTGACGGAGTGCgaggggggtgagggcggggcTACAGGAGGGGAATGTTTCATGGCAG GTGATGTGCGGGTCAACGAACAACCTGCTCTGACCTCCATGCACACGCTGTGGGTTCGGGCGCATAACACGCTGGCAACACAGCTCTCCGTGGTGAACCCACAGTGGGATGATAACATGCTTTacgag GAAACAAGACGGATCATCGGTGCCCTAATCCAGCAAATTACCTACCGAGACTTCCTGCCTGTCATCCTAGGAGAGACCGCGATGCAGGACTTCAAACTGTATCCTTTAAGTACAGGATATACTGATGACTACGAGCCTACTCTGGACGCCTCTGTTGTGAATGTTTTCGGCGCGGCAGCTTATAG ATTCGGCCACACTCTCATTGGCGATGTCCTGCCAGGCGACGGGGCCGACCTGCGCCTTGAGGACAGTTTCTTCAAGCCTGAACAGCTCTTCGAGGACCAGACGAGGCCCTCAGCGTTACTCGAGGGCCTCGTGAATACCAACGCTCAGCCCTACGACACGTATCTCGTTCCGGCGCTGATCAACAGCCTCTTCAAAGGCCCTCATGATCCGGTCGGGTTGGATCTGCTGGCTCTTAATATACAG CGAGGGCGTGACCACGGGCTTCCTGCCTATCCGGAATGGCGGAAAAGATGCAATCTGACATCCCTTAACTCCGCCGATGACCTGCCTTCACTCCTGTCCCAAATCCGCGGCGCAAACTTTTCGAAAACTGTACCG AGATG GAGCACAGACGACATCGACCTGTTTCCCGCTGGTCTGGCCGAGCAGCCTGTACCCGACGGCCTGCTCGGTCCTACCTTCACCTGCATCATCGCCCACCAGTTCGCCAGACTCAAGCGAGGAGACCGATTCTGGTTCGAAAATCCTAACCAGCCTAAACCTTTTACTGAAG ATCAGCTGAATTCCCTTCGATCCGTAGGCCTAGCTTCGATTCTCTGCCAAAACACCATGATTGAGGACATTCAACCCAATCCTTTTCTAAACACAAACTCACCAGG gAACCAACGTAGACTCTGCGTTTCTTTTCCTACCCTTAACACAGAATTTTGGAAAGACACAAGCACTATGGTAACTACAACAGACAT CACGCCAGGGAAGTGCCAGGGAGTAGGAGAGTGGTACAGCCTTCCAGGGATCGACAGATGGTGTACCGACAACTGTTTCCACACTATGCCTTTCTGTCCATCCACACACTGTAGATGTTCATAA